From a region of the Nonlabens sp. Hel1_33_55 genome:
- a CDS encoding (Fe-S)-binding protein, with amino-acid sequence MQYLPNIIFAILLIGMVGFFAMNIRKMIRNIKLGKKVDRTDRQPERWAQMAKIALGQSKMVRRPIAGFLHIIVYVGFVIINIEVLEIIIDGLTGQHRIFAPFLGGVYDFLIATFEILAFLVLVSVIAFLVRRNIMNIRRFLARELKGWPKNDANYILYFEVVLMGLFLTMNATDLAIQNGVLDGTFTSEAAMHYVHGKMVTGSFPISSWMTPWYSGLSLETLFIIERACWWLHIVGILIFLNYLYWSKHLHIMLAFPNVWLAKLTPKGQFTNMEAVTAEVKLMMDPNADPFATPAEGAVDEMPASLGASDIFDLNQVQLLNAYTCTECGRCTAECPANITGKKLSPRKIMMDTRDRLEDVGSVINKEGEWKDDGKKLLNDYILPEELWACTTCNACVEACPIGIDPLSIIMEMRRYLVLENSAAPNELNATMSNIENNGAPWPYNQQDRLNWANEI; translated from the coding sequence ATGCAGTACCTACCTAATATCATTTTTGCTATTCTATTGATTGGAATGGTTGGCTTTTTTGCGATGAACATCCGTAAGATGATTCGTAACATAAAGTTGGGTAAGAAAGTAGATCGAACAGATCGCCAACCAGAGCGCTGGGCGCAAATGGCCAAAATTGCGCTAGGTCAATCAAAAATGGTTCGTAGACCTATTGCAGGTTTTCTTCATATTATCGTGTACGTTGGTTTTGTCATCATCAACATTGAGGTTCTTGAAATCATCATTGATGGATTGACGGGACAGCATAGAATATTTGCTCCTTTCTTGGGCGGTGTTTACGACTTTTTAATAGCGACTTTCGAGATCTTAGCATTTTTGGTATTAGTAAGCGTGATCGCATTTCTGGTTCGCAGGAATATCATGAACATCCGTAGGTTTCTTGCTAGAGAGCTAAAGGGCTGGCCTAAAAACGATGCTAATTACATTTTATATTTTGAAGTTGTTCTAATGGGATTGTTCCTAACGATGAACGCTACAGATCTTGCCATTCAAAATGGTGTACTTGATGGTACATTCACAAGTGAGGCAGCGATGCACTACGTTCATGGGAAGATGGTGACAGGCAGTTTTCCTATAAGTAGCTGGATGACGCCTTGGTATTCTGGACTTAGTCTTGAAACATTATTCATCATAGAACGCGCTTGTTGGTGGTTACATATTGTCGGGATTTTAATTTTCTTGAACTACCTATACTGGTCTAAGCATTTACATATCATGCTGGCGTTCCCTAACGTATGGTTGGCAAAACTGACACCTAAAGGTCAATTCACAAACATGGAAGCCGTCACAGCAGAAGTCAAATTGATGATGGATCCCAACGCAGACCCTTTTGCCACACCAGCGGAAGGAGCTGTAGATGAGATGCCCGCTTCTCTTGGAGCTAGCGATATTTTTGACCTCAATCAAGTACAACTGCTCAACGCATACACCTGTACAGAATGTGGACGTTGTACCGCAGAATGTCCAGCAAATATTACAGGTAAAAAGCTAAGTCCACGTAAGATCATGATGGACACACGTGACCGTCTGGAAGATGTAGGCAGCGTGATCAATAAAGAAGGTGAGTGGAAGGATGATGGCAAAAAGCTGTTGAACGATTACATTCTACCAGAAGAGCTTTGGGCATGTACTACCTGTAACGCCTGTGTAGAAGCTTGTCCTATAGGTATCGATCCATTGAGTATCATCATGGAAATGAGAAGATATCTAGTGCTTGAAAATAGTGCTGCACCAAATGAATTAAACGCAACCATGAGCAACATTGAAAACAATGGTGCGCCATGGCCATACAACCAACAAGACCGATTAAACTGGGCAAACGAAATTTAA
- a CDS encoding N-acetylmuramoyl-L-alanine amidase codes for MKTKIYLFIALLTAPLVLFASAINSLETDPPNRKFKVVLDAGHGGKDPGYTHAGVNEKDVALKVMLAIGKKLEQHSDIEVLYTRKSDVFIELADRAKVANKADADLFVSIHCNGFHKEQANGNETWVLGLRRSTENLDVVMKENSVILLEDNYEENYNGFDPNDPSSYATSVLTQEINMEDSIDLAAQIQNNFASKVRRTNRGVKQNVFLVLRETYMPSVLVELGFITNNSERKYLTSGDGQQSVAESIYDGIMSYKQNRDINISDVSDGSSSTSAVAVDPIPSNSSAVYKVQIAASSKSLAPKSNNFKKLPSISKEKEGDIYRYFTGETSSLKKASELREQAISKGYKTAFIVIIENGTRRRL; via the coding sequence ATGAAAACGAAAATTTATCTCTTTATTGCTTTATTAACTGCGCCATTGGTACTTTTTGCTAGTGCGATCAACAGTCTTGAGACGGATCCACCCAACCGAAAGTTTAAGGTGGTGCTGGATGCTGGACATGGCGGAAAGGATCCTGGATACACGCACGCAGGTGTCAACGAGAAGGATGTTGCTCTCAAAGTGATGCTTGCAATTGGTAAAAAACTGGAGCAACACAGCGATATTGAAGTTCTTTATACTAGAAAATCAGATGTATTTATCGAGCTGGCGGATCGCGCCAAGGTCGCCAACAAAGCAGATGCCGATTTGTTTGTTTCTATTCACTGTAACGGTTTTCATAAAGAACAGGCTAACGGGAACGAGACCTGGGTTTTAGGTCTAAGACGTAGCACTGAAAATCTTGACGTGGTAATGAAGGAAAACAGTGTGATCTTGTTGGAAGACAATTATGAAGAAAACTATAACGGTTTTGATCCCAACGATCCATCTTCATATGCGACAAGTGTCCTTACTCAAGAGATCAATATGGAAGATAGTATTGATCTTGCAGCGCAAATACAGAATAATTTTGCCAGTAAGGTGCGCCGTACCAATCGTGGTGTGAAGCAAAACGTATTCTTGGTATTGAGAGAAACGTACATGCCTAGTGTATTAGTAGAATTAGGTTTTATTACGAATAACAGCGAGCGCAAATACCTTACTAGTGGCGATGGTCAACAATCTGTAGCAGAATCTATTTACGACGGAATCATGTCCTACAAGCAAAATAGAGACATCAACATTTCTGATGTTTCAGATGGTTCGTCATCGACATCTGCAGTAGCTGTTGACCCTATTCCTTCAAATTCTAGCGCAGTTTACAAAGTACAGATTGCAGCGAGCAGTAAATCACTGGCTCCTAAATCGAATAACTTCAAAAAGCTGCCATCAATTTCTAAGGAAAAAGAAGGTGACATTTATCGATATTTTACGGGAGAGACCAGCTCTTTAAAAAAAGCTAGTGAGCTTAGGGAACAAGCTATAAGCAAAGGCTACAAGACGGCATTCATTGTAATTATTGAAAACGGAACCCGACGCAGGTTGTAA
- a CDS encoding MlaD family protein produces MKFSKEIKVGLLTVAAIALFIFGYSFLNGRNLLKADRSFYAVYNNVEGLTKSAPVTINGLIVGNIDDIDFLDSRGRLLVKFHVDEKFNFSKESTATVYSTGLIGGKALAIIPNFESDGRLARPGDTLPSTTDSGIEGQILDEFLPLKDKIENMVVSADSVLNAVNKTLNPNTRKAIVQSLEELNKTLVQVQGLSSNANKFLVNNDQELSSTIKNLNKTTANFAKISDTLAQVQIASVVKDLEVTVGKFNSLLDDVAEGEGTLGKLMTDDRLYTNLERATRQAEMLLQDIKLNPTRYINISVFGKKNREYEEPDDRKL; encoded by the coding sequence ATGAAATTTTCTAAAGAAATAAAGGTTGGACTACTTACAGTTGCTGCGATAGCACTGTTTATTTTTGGTTACTCGTTTCTTAACGGGCGCAACCTTTTAAAGGCAGACCGGTCTTTTTACGCCGTCTATAATAATGTGGAAGGCTTGACAAAATCGGCACCAGTGACGATCAACGGTTTGATTGTAGGTAATATTGATGATATCGACTTTTTGGATTCACGTGGACGATTACTTGTAAAGTTCCACGTAGATGAGAAATTCAACTTCTCAAAAGAAAGTACGGCTACTGTTTATAGTACTGGGCTTATAGGTGGAAAGGCGCTTGCTATTATACCCAACTTTGAGTCTGATGGACGTCTAGCAAGACCAGGCGATACATTGCCGTCCACTACTGATAGTGGTATTGAAGGGCAAATCTTGGATGAATTCCTACCACTAAAGGATAAGATTGAAAACATGGTGGTTAGTGCAGATAGTGTTCTCAATGCAGTAAATAAAACATTAAATCCAAATACAAGAAAAGCAATCGTTCAAAGTCTTGAAGAATTGAACAAAACGCTAGTTCAGGTTCAAGGGTTATCATCTAATGCTAATAAATTCCTCGTGAATAATGATCAGGAGTTATCAAGCACCATAAAGAACTTGAATAAAACCACAGCTAACTTTGCGAAGATTTCAGATACGTTAGCACAAGTTCAGATTGCGAGTGTAGTAAAAGATCTTGAAGTGACGGTAGGTAAGTTCAATAGTTTATTGGACGACGTTGCGGAAGGTGAAGGCACCTTAGGGAAACTTATGACTGATGATAGGTTGTATACTAACCTGGAGCGTGCAACACGCCAGGCAGAAATGCTGCTTCAAGACATTAAATTAAATCCAACCCGTTATATCAATATTTCCGTTTTTGGTAAAAAGAACAGGGAATACGAGGAACCAGACGACCGAAAGCTATAA